From the Chloroflexia bacterium SDU3-3 genome, one window contains:
- a CDS encoding response regulator, protein MRHILVVDDSATMRRMIIASLRTLCDVTFSEANNGLEALERLIIAPVDLMTIDLNMPDMHGSEVVRFVRTQERYQQLPIIVISTRGDESSQEDLLEAGASAYVVKPFTPGMLADQARLLLQGV, encoded by the coding sequence ATGCGCCATATTCTTGTCGTCGATGACTCCGCTACGATGCGCAGAATGATCATCGCCTCGCTTCGCACGCTCTGCGATGTCACCTTCAGTGAGGCCAACAACGGGCTGGAGGCGCTTGAGCGGCTGATCATCGCGCCTGTCGATCTGATGACCATAGACCTGAACATGCCCGACATGCATGGGAGCGAGGTGGTGCGCTTTGTGCGCACGCAGGAGCGCTACCAGCAGCTGCCGATCATCGTCATCTCCACACGGGGCGATGAATCAAGCCAAGAGGATCTGCTGGAGGCGGGGGCGAGCGCCTATGTGGTCAAGCCATTTACCCCTGGGATGCTCGCCGATCAGGCGCGGCTCCTGCTCCAGGGCGTATAG